The nucleotide window TGAGGCGCTGGCGCGTGCCGGGCTCCACCCCGCGGCGCACCTGCCCGCCCTCCTCGTAACGCAGCTGGACGCCGGTGCGGTCGGCCAGGTACTCCACCGCCTCGGTGAAGCCCAGGTGGCTGATCCGCTGGATGAAGGTGATGACATCCCCGCCCTCGCCGCATCCGAAGCAGTGCCAGTAGCCCAGCTGGGGCCGCACGTGGAAGGAGGGGGTGCGCTCGTCGTGGAAGGGGCACAGCCCCTTCATGGATCCCACGCCCGCGCTCTTGAGGGTCACGTGCTCGCTGACGACATCCTCGATGCGGGCGCGCTCGCGCACGGCCTCGATGTCCTCGCGCTTGATCAGTCCCGGCACGGGCCCATGGTAGGCGAGGCCGGCGCCACGACGCCCACCCCTCCCCTTCTTTTCGACAATTTGCATGAGATCGGCCTTTTCCAGGCCTGGAGAAGTACGATCTCATGCAAATTGTCGAAGGTTAGACCTGGGAGAAGAGGCCGCACAGGCTGGCGTGCCAGGCGCGGGCGGAGGTATCAGTCAGCGAGGCGATCTGATCCACCACCACGCGCAGGCGCTCGTCCTGGCCCTCCGCGCACTGCCAGTCCTGGGCGAAGGCCGGGTCCAGGTGGGCCCCCCGGCCCTCCATGAGGGCGTCGGCCAGGTCGAAGATGACCGTGCGCTGTCTCAGGTAGACCGGCTCGTGCTCGCGTGGGGCCATGACGTAGCGCACCGCCGCGCCCTTGAGCACCAGGATCTCGGCCGCCGTGGCCTCGGGGATGACCAGGTCCGCCCCGTAGCGGGTCAGCCGCCCCTGCCCGTAGACCTCGCGGGTGGCCTGGGCCACGGAGGACACGAAGCGGCCGATGAGCTCGCTGGTGAGGTTCTTCAGGTCCGCGGCGTCGGCCCGCGAGCCGGTGTAGGACCGGATCCAGAAGGGCACGGCCACCAGGCGCTCCCAGGCGGCCCCCAGGACATCGGCGCTCATGGCTCCCCCGTACCACTGCCGGGTCTCCTCGACCAGCCGGTCTACCTCGGCCTGGTCGCCCAGGCGAGCGGGGTCCATGCGCCCCAGGGCGATGGCGTCCTCGACGTCGTGGACGGAGTAGCCCACGTCGTCGGCCAGGTCCATGATCTGGGCCTCCAGGCACCGCCGGCCCTCGGGGGCGCCCTGGCGCATCCAGGTGAAGATCTCGGCGTCCTCGGGGTAGGCGCAGTACTTGCGCAGGCTCTTGGCCCGCGCCTCCCCCGAGCCGCCGCCCTTGGCCCAGGGGTACTTGGCCACCGCGTCCAGGCCGGCCCGGGTGAGGTTGAGGCCCACGGACCTGCCCGCGGCGTCCACAGTCTTGGGCTCCAGGCGGGTCAGCAGCCGGAAGGTCTGGGCGTTGCCCTCAAAACCGCCGATCCGATCGGCGACGACGTCCAGCGCCTTCTCGCCGTTGTGCCCGTAGGGCGGGTGGCCCAGGTCGTGGCTCAGGCAGGCGGCGTCGACGACGTCGGGGTCGCATCCCAGCGCCTGGCCCAGGGCCCGCCCCACCTGGGCGACCTCCAGGGAGTGGGTCAGGCGGGTGCGAACGAAGTCGTCGGCCGAGGGCCCCAGCACCTGGGTCTTGGCCCCCAGGCGGCGCAGCGCCGAGGAGTGCAGCACCCGCGCCCGGTCGCGCTCGAAGGGAGTGCGCCGGGGATCCTTGCCCGACTCGGCCAGGAATCGCTCGACGTCGTGATCGCTGTACCCGCCGACCGCGGCGGGGATCGATGAGCCGGGCAGGGCTCCGGAGGCAGCGCCAGGACCGGTGAGCGGGCCGGAGGCCGCCCCGCAGGAGCGGCCTCCCCCGGGGCCGCTGGGGGACTCGGCAGCGGAGTCGGCAGGGGGCTGGGGCGGGGCCGAGGCAGAAGGCACGTGAGGGTGCGCGGACATGACCACAAGGTAACGCAGGGTGGGGTTACGATGTCTGAACTGTCGGGCGCCCGCCTGACATGACGGGAGACTGCTTCTGTGAGCACCACCACCACGCTCGTCCACCGGCCGTATGACGGACCGGAGGAGTGGTGGCGCCACGCGCTGGTCTACGAGTTCTTCTCCCCCGATCTGGGGGCCGCCGAGCTCCGGTGCAGCGACTCGGTCCTGGACCATATCGCCTCCCTGGGCTTCGATACGGTCCTGCTGCGCCCGAGCCTGGTGGACCCGGCGACGCAGATGAGCGCGGTGTCGGGCACCATCGCGCGCGCCCATGAGCGGGGGCTGCGCGCCATCGTCCGGGTCTCGGGCGCCCTGGGCCCGATCACGGGCCCTCATGCCGGGCGGCACACCGCCTACCTCACCGGGGTGGAGCGGCCCGGGGAGGACATCCTGCGCCGGGCCGAGGGATACCTGCGCGCCGGCGCCGACGGTATCGACCTGGGCACCATCGTCCCGCCCTCGGTCACCCGGCAGACGGACCTGGGCACTTTGAGCCGGTATGTGGCGATCCTGCATGGCATGGTGGCCGAGTACACCGAGGACGGCGTCGTGGGGGCCGATGTCACCGCCGATCACCCCGACTCCCTGCGCCACCACCTCCAGGACGACTGGGTCCACCACCTGCGCGATGACCGCCTGACCCTGGCCCGCTGGGATCCCGGCTCGATGACCGCCCACCTCACCCA belongs to Actinomyces capricornis and includes:
- a CDS encoding deoxyguanosinetriphosphate triphosphohydrolase, whose product is MSAHPHVPSASAPPQPPADSAAESPSGPGGGRSCGAASGPLTGPGAASGALPGSSIPAAVGGYSDHDVERFLAESGKDPRRTPFERDRARVLHSSALRRLGAKTQVLGPSADDFVRTRLTHSLEVAQVGRALGQALGCDPDVVDAACLSHDLGHPPYGHNGEKALDVVADRIGGFEGNAQTFRLLTRLEPKTVDAAGRSVGLNLTRAGLDAVAKYPWAKGGGSGEARAKSLRKYCAYPEDAEIFTWMRQGAPEGRRCLEAQIMDLADDVGYSVHDVEDAIALGRMDPARLGDQAEVDRLVEETRQWYGGAMSADVLGAAWERLVAVPFWIRSYTGSRADAADLKNLTSELIGRFVSSVAQATREVYGQGRLTRYGADLVIPEATAAEILVLKGAAVRYVMAPREHEPVYLRQRTVIFDLADALMEGRGAHLDPAFAQDWQCAEGQDERLRVVVDQIASLTDTSARAWHASLCGLFSQV
- a CDS encoding glycosidase, with amino-acid sequence MSTTTTLVHRPYDGPEEWWRHALVYEFFSPDLGAAELRCSDSVLDHIASLGFDTVLLRPSLVDPATQMSAVSGTIARAHERGLRAIVRVSGALGPITGPHAGRHTAYLTGVERPGEDILRRAEGYLRAGADGIDLGTIVPPSVTRQTDLGTLSRYVAILHGMVAEYTEDGVVGADVTADHPDSLRHHLQDDWVHHLRDDRLTLARWDPGSMTAHLTQSFDERSRFGTPPSWRFMPPHALLEELDPGDGMRWYATDPAERLRRATALQSMMLALPGSVYLRQGDEIAMADADKPSDPLALADLVARLAQEQHTAVGSPVATVRHATHVRREHGLASAPMAFVTGLEWSGPEALTFLSRDVLVLVNMSETSLILPAEARVLLSSQSLGQDEGRILVPPTTAVWLEAATVA